The DNA window GGGCTCGTGGGTGGCGAGGTGGGTGCGGAGGCCCTCGCCCTCGACGTCCACGTTGGGCAGGATCTTGTTCAGCCAGCGGGGCAGCCACCAGGCGGCGTTGTTCAGCAGCGACATCACCGCCGGCACGATGGTCATCCGGACCACGAACGCGTCGATGGCGACACCGATCGCGAGCGCGAAGCCCATCGACTTGATGATCGGGTCGTCCAGGAAGACGAAGCCGCCGAACACCGAGATCATGATGAGCGCCGCCGCGGTGACCACCCGGGCGCCGTGGCCCATGCCGTTGATGGTGGCCTGGCGGGCGGTGTCGCCGTGCACGAAGTCCTCCCGCATCCGGGAGACCAGGAAGACCTCGTAGTCCATGGCCAGGCCGAACAGGATGCCGATCAGCAGGATCGGCAGGAAACTGACCAGCGGCGCCGGCGTGTCCACGCCGAGCAGGTCGGCCAGGTGGCCCTGCTGGAACACCGCGACCGTGATGCCGAAGGTGGCCGCCACGGTGAGCAGGAAGCCCAGCGCCGCCTTGACCGGCACCAGGATCGACCGGAACACCAGCATCAGCAGCAGCACGGAGAGTCCGACCACCAGCAGCAGGTAGACCGGCAGGGCGTCGGAGAGCTTCTCCGACACGTCGATGCCGATCGCGGTGACGCCGGTGAGCAGGACGTCGGCGTTCTGGATGCCGCCCACCTGCCGGCGGATGTCGTGCACCAGATCCTCGGTCTTCTCGTCGGTCGGACCGGTCTTCGGGATCACCCCGAGCAGCGCGGTGCGGCCGGACGGGTCGAGCTGCGGCGGGGCCACCGCCAGCACCCCGTCGGTCTTCTGGACCAGCGCGGCGACCTGCGGCACGGCGGCCTGGGTGGCCTGCGGCGAGTCGGCGGTGACCACGACCGCGAGCCGGCCGGTGAAGCCGGGGCCGAAGCCCTCCCGGATCAGGTCGTTGCTGACCCGGGCCGGGGTGCCCTCCGCGGCGGTGGAGGCGTCCGGCAGCGCCAGGCGCATGTCCTGCGACGGGATGGCGAGCAGGCCGAGGCCGAGCAGGCCGACCAGGATCACCGGGATGCGGAACCGGGTGACCCAGTGCGCCCAGCGGAAACCGAAGCCGGAGCGGTCCTCCGAGCCGGTGCCCGGGTCCGCGACGGCCTCCCGGTTGCGCAGCTTGCGCGGCAGCACCTTGCGGCCGGCGAAACCGAGCAGGGCCGGGGCCAGCGTGATCGCCACCAGCACGGCCACGGTGACGGTGCCGGCGGCGGCCAGACCCATCACGGTGAGGAACGGGATGCCCACCACGGCCAGCCCGGCCAGCGCCACCACCACCGTCGCCCCGGCGAAAACCACCGCCGAGCCGGCGGTGCCGACCGCGCGGCCGACCGCCTCCTCGGGCGAGAGCCCGTCGAGCAGGCTCTGCCGGTGCCGGGAGATGATGAAGAGCGAGTAGTCGATGCCGACCGCGAGGCCGAGCATCAGCGCCAGGATCGGCGCGGTGCTGGTCAGCTCGACCGTGCCGCTGAGCGCGAACAGGCCGGCCATGCCGACGCCGACGCCGATCAGCGCGTTCAGCATGGTCATCCCGGCCGCCACCAGGGAACCGAACGTGATGACCAGGACGATCGCCGCGACCAGCACGCCGAGTGCCTCGGTGGAGCCGACCTCCGGCTCGCCGTTGAGCACCTCGCCGCCGGGCGCGATCTGCCAGCCCTGCGCCTCGGCCTGCGCGCCGACCTTCTCGTAGGCGTCGCGCTGCTCGGTGGTGACGTCGTCGGCGCGACCGGCGAACTGCACCTGGATCAGCGCGTACCGGCCCTCCGGGGTGAGCGCCTGCGCCTGGTAGGGATCGATCGCGCCGACCACCCCGGGCAGCGTGGCCGCCTCCTGGGTGACCTGCTTGACCACCGCCTGGCCGGCCGGCGAGGTGAGCGCGCCGTCCTGCGGCGCCTTGACCGCGATGGTGCCGGTGGCGCCGCTGGCCGCCGGGAACCGGTCGGCGAGCAGGTCGATCGTCTTCTGCGACTCGGTGCCGGGCATGGTGAAGTTGCTCGCCGTCGGGCCGCGCAGCGTGGCCGCGGCCAGACCGAGACCGACGAGTACGACGAGCCAGACGACGGCGACGAGTCGCCGCCGGCGCAGGGATGCCCGGCCGAGCCGGTACAGCAGGGTCGCCATGGACCTTCCTTCGTCCTCGGGATTGCGACAGTGGGATCAGGTGGTGGGTTCGAGCGCGCGGTGCGCCACGGCGAGCAGCGCGGGTCGCAGCTCCTCATCGGGGATGTCCAGGAACTCACCGCAGGTCTCGGCGATGCCGGCCAGCACGACGAGCGCGGCGATGCGGGCCGCCGGCCGGTCGGAGAACCCGGCGAAGGCGGCGACCAGTCGTTCGGAGATCTGCTGGATGTGTGCGAACGCCGGCTGCTGGAGCAGGTCGGGGAACTCGCCCCGGAGCAACGCGATCTCCCGGCGGAACCGGACCGCCAGGTCGACGAAGCCCTCGGCGGCGATCCGCTGGGCCTCGGCGCCGGTCGGCTCGGCGAGCCGGGCGTCGAGCTGTTCGAGCACCGCGATGGCGGGTGCCATCAGCTCGCAGAGCAGCGCGTCCTTGCTGGCGAAGTGGTAGAGCACGGTGGCCTTGGAGCACCCCACGTCGCGGGCGATGTCCTGCAACGAGGTGCCCTTGTAACCGGTGACGGCGAACCGACGGGCCGCGGCGGTGAGCAGCTCGTCGTGGGTGGCCGGGGTAGCGCGCGCCATGCCCTCCAGCATGCCTGACCGATCGGTCAGCACCTGACCGATCGGTCAGACGGATTGCGTGGGCTTCGCCACAGGCGACCGGTGCCCGCCGTTCCAGCTCGGTGCGGCGGATCCGGGCGGAGACCGCTGCTCCTCCGGCCTGCAAACGTGCTGACATGAACGGATCAGTCGGCCTGCGGCGGAGGTGCGTCGCGCCCGTCCCGCATCGGGCCGCTGGTCCTGCTGGCCGTTGACTCGTTCACGCCATCAGGTTTGCAGCGTGGTCGCCCACTGCCGGACGGCGCGACGGCGTCGGCGGACGAGCCGGCCGCCGTGTCGGGTTGCCGGGCCGGGCCCGGGCCGGGAAGGTGGGCGGATGGGCGCCGCTGACGAGACCCGCGACGGGATTCCGCTGACCAACCTGGACCAGCCACTGTTCGACGGCGCCGCCGCGACAAAGCGCGACCTGGTCGACTACCTCGACGCGGTGCACGGCCGGCTCCTGCCGGAGCTGCGCGACCGGCCGCTGTCGGTGCTGCGGGTCCGGCCCGGGCAGGAGCCGTTCATGCAGAAGAACCTGCCGAAGTACACGCCGGACTGGGTGTGCCGCACCGAGGTCTGGGCCGAGGCGTCGCACCGGCGCATCTCGTACGCGCTCTGCGACGACCGGCGGACGCTGCTCTGGTTCGCCAACCAGCGGGCGGTGGAATACCACGCCCCACTGGCCCGCGCCGGGCAGGCCGAGCACCCGACCCACCTGGTGCTCGACCTGGACCCGCCGGAGGGCGACTCGTTCGGCGTGGCGGTGCGGGTCGCGCTGCTGGTGCGGCAGGCGCTCACCGACGCCGGGCTGGCCGGCGCGGTCAAGACCAGCGGGGCCAAGGGCCTGCACGTGATCGTGCCGGTGGCGCCGGCCACCACGGCTGAGGAGGCCGCCGCGGCGACCCGGGCGCTCGCGGCCCGCGCCGAACGGCTCGACCCGGCGCTGGCCACCACCGCGTTCATCGTGGCCGACCGGGGCGGCCGGGTCTTCGTCGACTCCACCCGGGCGTACGGGGCGACAGTGGTGGCCGCCTACAGCCCCCGGATCCGGCCGGGCACGCCGGTGTCGTACCCGGTCGGCTGGGCCGACCTGGAGTCGGCGACGCCCGCCGACTTCACCGTGCGAACCGTGCCGGCGCTGCTCGGCGCGCGGGATCCGTGGGCGGAGGCGCTGCCCGATCCGCAGTCGCTGCCGGCGGAACTGGTCGAGGAGGGGCGGGGCATCCCGGTGGCCCGGGTCCAGGCGATGCACGAGGGAAAGCGGCGGGCGAAGGCGCGGCGCGAGGCCGGCTGAGCCGACGCGAAAGCCCGGGCGCGAGGCCCGGGCTTCGACGTCTTCTGGTGCCCCCGGCAGGATTCGAACCTGCGCCCCCGCCTCCGGAGGGCGGTGCTCTATCCCCTGAGCTACGGGGGCTCAGCGACCCGAGAAGAGTAGCAAACCCCTTCCCGGATCACCGAATCGGTGTCGCCCGGGAGTCGATCTTCACCGGTCAGGCCGCGGCGACGGCGCGACCGCAGCTCGGCAACGGGTGCAGCGCGATGCGGCGGGGCAGCCGGCGGGGCCACTCGTTGCGCGGCCAGGAGCCGTCCACGATCAGGTGCACGGTGCGTTCCTCGGCGCCACTGAGCCGCAGCACGAAGTCCCGGGGCAGCGGTGGGTCTACCGAGGGTGTGGTCACCATGAACCGCACCCGCCCCCGGGAGGAGACCGCCGAGACCACGTCGGCCGCCGGCATGGTGCCCCGCAGCCGTACCCGGCCGATCCAGTAGACCTCGGCGGCGTGCTCCTGCGCGGCCCGCGTGATCGCCGGGTACTCGCTGCGCACCCACCGCTCGACCGCGCTCACGCACAGGCCGCAGGCACGCTCGCGCGGCTCGCGCGGCCCCAGCCCCCAGGCCCGGAGGTACGCCCCGACGGTGCCGGCGTCCAACGCCAACGCGAACCGACGCTCGATGAGCGTGGTCAGGCTCTGCCGCGTCCACAGCTCCTCGTCGAGGCCGAACTCGTCCGGGTGGACGCCCCGCAGCACGTCGATCAGTTCGAGTTCCTGTTCGCGACTGAGCGTTCCCGGCTCGCCCTGCCGCAGTCCGCGACGGACGGCTGCCACCGCTCCGTCACCGCCGATGGTGTGGCGTCGGCACCAGCTGGTCACCGACCGCCCTGCGTCTCTGAGTGCAACCCCCACGTCCTACGCAACGAGCCCGAACCATAACCGGTCACGATATGTATGGAGAAAACTCCTGAAATGGACAAGCGGGACGTCAGGGGGTTCCGCCCAGGCGCTTCAGCGCCGCGTTGAGGTTGGCCAGGTCGTTCTGCTGGGTGTTCTTCATGACCTGGGCGACCGCCAGCACGTCGTCGTCGTGTCCCTCGTCGAGGATGCCGTCGATCATGTGCACCCCGCCGATGTGGTGGCGGATCATCATCTGCAGGAACAGCACGTCGAACTCGCGCCCGCTCGCCGCCCGCAGCTTCGCCATCTCCTCGGGCGTGGCCATGCCCGGCATCAGACCGTCCTTCACCAGGCCGGCGCCGTCCGGCATCCACGCCATCGGGGCCTGCACACCGGTCGGGTCCAGCTTCCAGGAGCGCAGCCAGGTCTGCATGGTCCCGATCTCACCCTGCTGCCCGGTGGCGATGTCCACGCCGACCTGGCGCACCTCGGCGTCCTGGCCCTGGCGGAACGCCAGCAGCCCCATGGCCACCGCCTGGTTGTGGTGGGTGGTCATGTCCCGGGCGAAACCGGCCTCGGCCGAGGTGTCGCCCGGGCTGGTGAGCGTCGGGGTGAGCAGGCCGCCCGCGTACCCGAGGAGCAGCCCCACCACGACGGCGGCGGCCAGGGCGAGCACGCCGTAGCGGCGGACCGCCGGCCGGCCGCGCTCGTCGGCGGCCGGCGTCTCGTCGAGCTCGCTGTCGGTGGTCACCGGAGCGGTCATCGCGGCGTCCTCACTGGGTCGGCTGCTCGGGCATGTTCGGCTGGACGTTGTCCCGCGGGGTGGTGCCGGTGGCGGTGATGCCCTGGTCGCAGAGCGCGTTCGGGCCCTCGATCGAGGCGTTCACCCGCAGCGTCTTGATGAAGTCGTCGATCCGGCCGTCGTCGGCGTTGTCGACCTTGAGCTGGAAGCCCCAGGCCTGGAGCGAGATCGGCTTGTCCAGCCCCTCGTACGGGCTGAGCATCAGCTTTTCCTGGCCCTGCACCTTGCTCTTGAGCGTCGCCACCTGGTCGGCGGGCAGGTCGGGTCGGTAGGTGATCCAGACCGTGCCGTGCTCCAGGCTGTGCACCGCGTGCTCGTTGGCGATCGGGGCGTCGTAGACGTCGCCCATGCAGTTCTGCCAGGCCTGGTTGTGCGGGCCGCCGACCGGCGGGGACTGCTCGTACTTGATCGTGCCCGGCTGGTGGTTGCCGCCCTTGACCAGGTCCTTGTCCTTCTTGCGGAAGTCGACCATGCCGCTGATCGCGTCGGCCCGCTTCTGCCACGGCTGGGCGCCCTGGTAGACCGACCAGGCGCCGATGCCGATGATCGCGACGGCGAGCACGCCGACCGCGGCGAAGAGCGCGATCGGACCCCACGAACGGCCCTGGCTCACCTTCACCGGGGTCACCGGCTTGCGGCCCTTGCCCCCGGCACCCGGCCGTGGCGCGCCCTTGCCGGCGGGCTTGCCCGCACCGGCCTTGGCGGCGGGCTTATCGCCCGCGGCGGGCCGGCCGGCGGCCGGCTTCTTGCCGGTGCTGACCACGGTGGGACGGCGTTCCGGGCCGCCCGGGGTGCTGATGCTCATCGTGCCTCGTCAGGTCGGTCGGTCAGGGGAGCGCGGGGCCCGTTCACATGCTGGGTCGCCGCCGCGGTGCCCGAGTCTACCCCCGATAACATGGTTCGGTGACTCCCGCAGAACTCGCCGAGGTCGTCCTCGCCGCAGCCCACGCCGTCTTCGACGAGCGGGGTCTGGACCGCGCCGCGCTGCCCGCGCAGACCACCGTCGAGCGACCCCGCAACCCCGATCACGGCGACTACGCCTCCACGCTGGCGCTCCAGCTCAGCAAGAAGGTCGGGGTGCCCCCGCGGGAGCTGGCGACCGCGCTCGCCGAGCAACTCGGCCGGGCGCCGGGGGTCAAGTCGGTGGAGATCGCCGGCCCGGGCTTCCTGAACATCCGGCTGGACGCGGCCGCCGCCGGCCAGCTCGCCAGGTCGATCGTCGAGGCCGGCCCGGCGTACGGGCGCAGCGACACGCTGGCCGGGCAGCGGATCAACCTGGAGTTCGTCTCGGCGAACCCGACCGGTCCGGTGCACATCGGCGGCGTCCGCTGGGCGGCCGTCGGCGACGCGCTCAGCCGCCTGCTCCGCGCCACCGGGGCCGACGTGGGCACGGAATACTATTTCAACGACGCCGGTTCCCAGATCGACCGGTTCGCCCGCTCCCTGCTGGCCGCCGTGAAGGGTGAGCCCGCGCCGGAGGACGGCTACGGCGGGGCCTACCTCGCGGAGATCGCCACCGAGGTGGTCAACCGCCGGCCCGAGGTGCGCGAGCTGGACGACGCCGCCGCGCAGGAGGTCTTCCGGGTCGAGGGCGTCCAGCTCATGTTCGCTGAGATCAAGTCCTCGCTGCGCGACTTCGGGGTCGAGTTCGACACCTACTTCAACGAGAAGGACCTGCACGATCGGGGCGAGCTGGAGGCGGCGCTGACCCGACTGCGCGAGCAGGGGCACGTCTTCGAGTCCGAGGGCGCGACCTGGCTGCGCACCACCGACTTCGGCGACGACAAGGACCGGGTGCTGCGCAAGTCCAACGGCGAGTGGACCTACTTCGCCGCCGACTGCGCCTACTACCTGGACAAGCGGGAGCGCGGCTTCGAGCGGGTCGTGATCATGCTGGGCGCCGACCACCACGGCTACCTCGGCCGGATGAGGGCGATGGCCGCCTGCTTCGGTGACGACCCGGCGCGCAACCTGGAGATCCTCATCGGCCAGCTGGTCAACCTGGTCCGCGACGGCGCCCCGGTGCGGATGAGCAAGCGGGGCCGGCACCGTGGTCACCCTGGAGGACCTGGTCGACGCGATCGGCGTGGACGCCTCCCGCTACGCGCTGGCCCGCTACTCCAGCGACTCGCCGATCGACATCGACGTGGAGCTGTGGACCCGGGCCACCCGCGACAACCCGGTCTACTACGTGCAATACGTGGCCGCCCGCACCGCGAGCGTCAACCGCAACGCCGCCGAGGTGGGGTTGACCCGGGGCGACGCCGCCGACTTCCACGCCGAGCTGCTCGACCACGAGAAGGAGAACGAGCTGCTCAAGGCGCTGGCCGCGTTCCCGTCCGTGGTGGCCGCCGCGGCCGAGCTGCGCGCCCCGCACCGGCTCTCCCACTACCTGGAGGACCTGGCGCAGGCATACCACCGGTTCTACGACAACTGCCGGATCCTGCCGCGCGGCGACGAGGAGGTCACCGACCTGCACCGGGCCCGGCTCTGGCTCAACGACGCCACCCGGGTGGTCATCGCCAACGGCCTGCGCCTGCTCGGCGTCTCGGCGCCCGAGAGGATGTGAGCTGGTGCGCGCGCACGAGGCCGGTGCCCTGCACGGCGACATCGGCAACCGGGGGCCCGCCTGGCTGCGTACCCCGGTCGACGTCAACTCCCTGGTGCCGCAGCTCTGGCCGCGGCACGTGGCGCGCGGCCCGGCCGGCGCGCTGACCGCCGCCGGCCTCGACGTCCGTGACCTGGCCGCCGAGTTCGGCACCCCGGCGTACGTGCTGGACGAGGACGACCTGCGCGAACGCTGCCGCGAGTTCCGGTCCGCCTTCCCGGACGCGGACGTCTACTACGCCGGCAAGGCGTTCCTCTGCCGGGCGGTGGTCCGCATGATCGCCGAGGAGGGCATGTTCCTCGACGTCTGCACCGGCGGCGAGCTGGCCACCGCGCTGTCCGCCGGGATGCCGCCGGAACGGATCGGCTTCCACGGCAACAACAAGTCGGTGTCCGAGCTGACCCGGGCGGTGGACGCCGGGGTCGGGCGGATCATCGTCGACTCGTCCGACGAGATCGACCGGCTCAACGCGCTGGCCCGGGAGCGGCACGTGCGCCCCCGGGTGCTGCTGCGGGTCACCGTCGGCGTGGAGGCGCACACCCACGAGTTCATCGCCACCGCGCACGAGGACCAGAAGTTCGGCTTCTCGCTGGCCGGCGGCGCGGCCGCCGCGGCGGCCTTCCGGATCCTCGACGAGGACGTGCTGGAGCTGCGCGGGCTGCACTCGCACATCGGCTCGCAGATCTTCGACGCCAGCGGCTTCGAGGTCTCCGCCCGCCGGGTGCTCGCCCTCCAGGCGCAGATCCGCGACGCCCGCGGCGTGGAGCTGCCCGAGCTGGACCTGGGCGGCGGCTTCGGCATCGCGTACACCACGCAGGACGACCCGGCCTCGCCGCACGACCTGGCCAAGCGACTCCGCAAGATCGTCGACGGGGAGTGCGCGGCGGAGAACCTGGCCGTGCCGCACCTCTCCGTCGAGCCCGGCCGGGCGATCGTCGGCCCGGCCGTGTTCACGCTCTACCAGGTCGGGACCGTGAAGGACCTGGACGGCCTGCGGACCTACGTGAGCGTCGACGGCGGGATGAGCGACAACATCCGCACCGCGCTCTACGACGCCTCCTACTCGGCCACCGTGGCCAACCGGACGTCGGCCGCCCCGCCGTTGCTCGCCCGGGTGGTGGGAAAGCACTGTGAGTCCGGGGACATCGTGGTGAAGGATGAATTCCTGCCCGCCGACGTGCAGCCCGGAGATCTTGTCGCGGTGCCCGGCACCGGGGCCTACTGCCGGAGCATGGCCAGCAACTACAACCATGTGCCGCGCCCCCCGGTCGTCGCCGTACGCGACGGGTCGGCCCGGGTGATCGTTCGCCGGGAGACGGAAGACGACCTGCTCGCATTGGATGTGGGATGACCTTACCGGTTCGCTTGGCACTTCTCGGCTGCGGCACCGTCGGCAGCGACGTGGTTCGCCTGCTGCACGAGCAGTCGGCCGACCTCGCCGCCCGGATCGGCGCGCCGTTGGAGATCGCCGGCATCGCGGTCCGCCGGCTCGGCCGCGACCGTGGCGACCTGCCGGTCGACGAGGGCCTGTTCACCACCGACCCGCTGGGGCTGATCAAGCGGGACGACGTGGACGTCGTGGTCGAGGTGGTCGGCGGCATCGAGCCGGCCCGGGGCTGGCTGGTCGAGGCGCTGCGCGCCGGCAAGAGCGTGGTCACCGCCAACAAGGCGCTGCTCGCCGAGGACGGCGCCGCGCTGCACGACGCCGCCGCCGAGGGCGGCGCCGACCTCTACTACGAGGCGAGCGTCGCCGGCGCCATCCCACTGCTGCGCCCGCTGCGCGAGTCGCTGCACGGCGACCGGATCACCCGGGTCACCGGCATCGTGAACGGCACCACCAACTTCATCCTCTCCGCCATGGACGCCACCGGCGCCGGCTTCGCCGAGGCGCTGGAGGAGGCCACCGAGCTGGGCTACGCGGAGGCAGACCCGACCGCCGACGTGGAGGGCTTCGACGCCGCCGCCAAGGCCGCCATCCTCGCCTCGCTGGCGTTCCACACCCGGGTCACCGCCGCCGACGTGCACCGCGAGGGCATCACCGAGGTGACCGCGGCGGACGTGGCCAGCGCCAAGGCGATGGGCTGCACGATCAAGCTGCTCTGCATCGCCGCCCGGGGCGTCGACGCGGCCGGGCGCGAGACCGTCAACGTCCGGGTGCATCCCGCGATGATCCCGCTGGCCCACCCGCTCGCCCGCGTCGGCGACGCGTTCAACGCGGTCTTCGTCGAGGCCGACGCGGCCGGTCAGCTCATGTTCTACGGCCGCGGCGCGGGCGGCGCGCCGACTGCCAGCGCCGTCCTCGGCGACGTGGTCGCGGTCGCCCGCAACCGCATCGCCGGGGTGCGCCAGGCCAGCGAGTCGGCGTACGCGGACCTGCCGGTGCGACCGATGGGGGAGGCGCTCACCCGCTACCACATCAGCCTCGACGTGGCCGACCGGCCGGGTGTGCTGGCGTCGGTGGCCGGGGTGTTCGCCCGGCACGAGGTCTCCATCGCCACCGTGCGGCAGGGACCCGCCGGCGGCGACGCCGAGCTGGTCATCGTGACCCACGTCGCGCCGGACGCCGCGCTCGCGGCCACCGTGCGGGAGCTGCGCGGGCTGGACACGGTCCGCTCGGTCACCAGCGTGCTGCGGGTCGAGGGCGGGGCGTAGCCCGCGCGTCCCGCCTGATGGTTAGGGCAGGGTGTGGCGGTGGCCGGCGAGGCAGGGTGGGCCACGCTGGTGACAGGCCCCGCGACCGGGGCGACGGAAGCGAGGAGCGGGACATGTGGCGAGGGCTGATCGAGGCGTACCGGGACCGGCTGCCGATCACCGACGCCACTCCCGTCGTGACCCTGCACGAGGGGAACACGCCGCTGCTGCCGGCGCCGGTGCTCTCCGCCCGGGTCGGCGCCGACGTGTGGCTCAAGGTCGAGGGCGCGAACCCGACCGGCTCCTTCAAGGACCGGGGCATGACGGTCGCCGTCTCCAAGGCCGTGGAGGACGGCGACAAGGCGATCATCTGCGCCTCCACCGGCAACACCAGCGCCTC is part of the Micromonospora sp. WMMD980 genome and encodes:
- the lysA gene encoding diaminopimelate decarboxylase → MRAHEAGALHGDIGNRGPAWLRTPVDVNSLVPQLWPRHVARGPAGALTAAGLDVRDLAAEFGTPAYVLDEDDLRERCREFRSAFPDADVYYAGKAFLCRAVVRMIAEEGMFLDVCTGGELATALSAGMPPERIGFHGNNKSVSELTRAVDAGVGRIIVDSSDEIDRLNALARERHVRPRVLLRVTVGVEAHTHEFIATAHEDQKFGFSLAGGAAAAAAFRILDEDVLELRGLHSHIGSQIFDASGFEVSARRVLALQAQIRDARGVELPELDLGGGFGIAYTTQDDPASPHDLAKRLRKIVDGECAAENLAVPHLSVEPGRAIVGPAVFTLYQVGTVKDLDGLRTYVSVDGGMSDNIRTALYDASYSATVANRTSAAPPLLARVVGKHCESGDIVVKDEFLPADVQPGDLVAVPGTGAYCRSMASNYNHVPRPPVVAVRDGSARVIVRRETEDDLLALDVG
- a CDS encoding DUF3105 domain-containing protein → MSISTPGGPERRPTVVSTGKKPAAGRPAAGDKPAAKAGAGKPAGKGAPRPGAGGKGRKPVTPVKVSQGRSWGPIALFAAVGVLAVAIIGIGAWSVYQGAQPWQKRADAISGMVDFRKKDKDLVKGGNHQPGTIKYEQSPPVGGPHNQAWQNCMGDVYDAPIANEHAVHSLEHGTVWITYRPDLPADQVATLKSKVQGQEKLMLSPYEGLDKPISLQAWGFQLKVDNADDGRIDDFIKTLRVNASIEGPNALCDQGITATGTTPRDNVQPNMPEQPTQ
- a CDS encoding winged helix-turn-helix domain-containing protein; its protein translation is MGVALRDAGRSVTSWCRRHTIGGDGAVAAVRRGLRQGEPGTLSREQELELIDVLRGVHPDEFGLDEELWTRQSLTTLIERRFALALDAGTVGAYLRAWGLGPREPRERACGLCVSAVERWVRSEYPAITRAAQEHAAEVYWIGRVRLRGTMPAADVVSAVSSRGRVRFMVTTPSVDPPLPRDFVLRLSGAEERTVHLIVDGSWPRNEWPRRLPRRIALHPLPSCGRAVAAA
- a CDS encoding TetR/AcrR family transcriptional regulator, with protein sequence MARATPATHDELLTAAARRFAVTGYKGTSLQDIARDVGCSKATVLYHFASKDALLCELMAPAIAVLEQLDARLAEPTGAEAQRIAAEGFVDLAVRFRREIALLRGEFPDLLQQPAFAHIQQISERLVAAFAGFSDRPAARIAALVVLAGIAETCGEFLDIPDEELRPALLAVAHRALEPTT
- the ligD gene encoding non-homologous end-joining DNA ligase, with product MGAADETRDGIPLTNLDQPLFDGAAATKRDLVDYLDAVHGRLLPELRDRPLSVLRVRPGQEPFMQKNLPKYTPDWVCRTEVWAEASHRRISYALCDDRRTLLWFANQRAVEYHAPLARAGQAEHPTHLVLDLDPPEGDSFGVAVRVALLVRQALTDAGLAGAVKTSGAKGLHVIVPVAPATTAEEAAAATRALAARAERLDPALATTAFIVADRGGRVFVDSTRAYGATVVAAYSPRIRPGTPVSYPVGWADLESATPADFTVRTVPALLGARDPWAEALPDPQSLPAELVEEGRGIPVARVQAMHEGKRRAKARREAG
- a CDS encoding homoserine dehydrogenase, yielding MTLPVRLALLGCGTVGSDVVRLLHEQSADLAARIGAPLEIAGIAVRRLGRDRGDLPVDEGLFTTDPLGLIKRDDVDVVVEVVGGIEPARGWLVEALRAGKSVVTANKALLAEDGAALHDAAAEGGADLYYEASVAGAIPLLRPLRESLHGDRITRVTGIVNGTTNFILSAMDATGAGFAEALEEATELGYAEADPTADVEGFDAAAKAAILASLAFHTRVTAADVHREGITEVTAADVASAKAMGCTIKLLCIAARGVDAAGRETVNVRVHPAMIPLAHPLARVGDAFNAVFVEADAAGQLMFYGRGAGGAPTASAVLGDVVAVARNRIAGVRQASESAYADLPVRPMGEALTRYHISLDVADRPGVLASVAGVFARHEVSIATVRQGPAGGDAELVIVTHVAPDAALAATVRELRGLDTVRSVTSVLRVEGGA
- a CDS encoding DUF305 domain-containing protein is translated as MTAPVTTDSELDETPAADERGRPAVRRYGVLALAAAVVVGLLLGYAGGLLTPTLTSPGDTSAEAGFARDMTTHHNQAVAMGLLAFRQGQDAEVRQVGVDIATGQQGEIGTMQTWLRSWKLDPTGVQAPMAWMPDGAGLVKDGLMPGMATPEEMAKLRAASGREFDVLFLQMMIRHHIGGVHMIDGILDEGHDDDVLAVAQVMKNTQQNDLANLNAALKRLGGTP
- a CDS encoding MMPL family transporter — protein: MATLLYRLGRASLRRRRLVAVVWLVVLVGLGLAAATLRGPTASNFTMPGTESQKTIDLLADRFPAASGATGTIAVKAPQDGALTSPAGQAVVKQVTQEAATLPGVVGAIDPYQAQALTPEGRYALIQVQFAGRADDVTTEQRDAYEKVGAQAEAQGWQIAPGGEVLNGEPEVGSTEALGVLVAAIVLVITFGSLVAAGMTMLNALIGVGVGMAGLFALSGTVELTSTAPILALMLGLAVGIDYSLFIISRHRQSLLDGLSPEEAVGRAVGTAGSAVVFAGATVVVALAGLAVVGIPFLTVMGLAAAGTVTVAVLVAITLAPALLGFAGRKVLPRKLRNREAVADPGTGSEDRSGFGFRWAHWVTRFRIPVILVGLLGLGLLAIPSQDMRLALPDASTAAEGTPARVSNDLIREGFGPGFTGRLAVVVTADSPQATQAAVPQVAALVQKTDGVLAVAPPQLDPSGRTALLGVIPKTGPTDEKTEDLVHDIRRQVGGIQNADVLLTGVTAIGIDVSEKLSDALPVYLLLVVGLSVLLLMLVFRSILVPVKAALGFLLTVAATFGITVAVFQQGHLADLLGVDTPAPLVSFLPILLIGILFGLAMDYEVFLVSRMREDFVHGDTARQATINGMGHGARVVTAAALIMISVFGGFVFLDDPIIKSMGFALAIGVAIDAFVVRMTIVPAVMSLLNNAAWWLPRWLNKILPNVDVEGEGLRTHLATHEPAQVK